The nucleotide sequence TTCGCCGTGGCGCGAGGCTTGAGGGCACTGGAGCGGCGCGACGGACGCACCGCCAGCTTGATCGTGGCGATGACCGCCAATGTGGAGGCCGGTGAACGGGCGCGCTGTCTCGCGGCCGGCATGAATGACTTCCTCTCCAAGCCGATGCGCCGTCACCAGGTCGCCACCATGCTGGCGCGCTGGCAGCTGCGGGACGGAGGCCTGGCTGGCTGGCATCAGGGTGAGGCGGAACCGGACTGGAGGGGCGAGCCGGGGCCTGGCCTTCGCGGCGACGCCGGGGGTGAGGCTCAGCGTGATGCTCAAGGGAGAGCATCGCCGGGAGCATGCGCCGAGACGCCAGGCCGCCCAGGGCCGGCACCACAAGCCCGTCATCTGACGAGCCCATCCCCCTCCAGCTTGCGCGATGAGCTGGACACCGCCAGCATCGCCGAGCTCGAGAAGGCCTTCGATGCTCAGCTGACGGAGCAGCATCTACGTCTGACGCGTGCGCTGGCGCAAGGGGATCTGGCGCAGCTCACCCATGAGGCGCATCTGCTCAAGGGCAGTGCCGCAGCGCTGGAGCATGACCTGCTGAGCGATGCCGCGGAGCTGCTTGAACAGCACCTCGCCCGGCAGGCACCCCAGGGACGTATCGAGGCCGCTGTGGATGCGCTGCTGGCGGAAATACGTGAGCATCGTGCCACGGTGGGCGGGCAGGATAGCTGAACCGGTCGCGGGGCCGGGCCCGGCGGCGCGTGAGGCGTCTAGCGGCGACGCAACTCGCGTTCCACCAGGGTCAGGCCCGGCGTGATATCGCTCTGGATGGCGGCGAGCGCCAGGGTGAGGGTGGTATCCGCGATGCGCTGGTGGCACTGGGGCAGCGAGTGGATCGGCAACGGCAGGAAGTCGAGCAGGCGATCATCGCCGAAGCTGGCCATCGCCCTGGGGGCGTTGACAGGCGGGCCCTTCGAGAACAGCACGTCCAGCACGCCGTCCATCAAGGTGTAGGAGGCGGTCACGATCGCCTCCGGCATGGGCGAGTGCGCGAGATATCCGCGCAGTGCCTCGGCACCGGCGGCGCGCTCATAGCGGGCGGCGTGCAGTGTCGTCGCCTCAAGCGGCGTCTGGCTCTGATGGGTCTCGAGCGCCGAGCGCATGCCCTGGGCACGTTCCCGCGATATCTCGAGTTCCGGCAAGGCATCCAGCCACAGCAGGTCTCGTGGTGAATGCTCAAGCACCGCACGGGTCAGCTGGCTGGCGGCATCGGCATTGTTGCTGACCACGCTGGCGAAGTGGCGCGTGTCCAGTGCGCGGTCCACCCCGATCACCGGGAAGCCATCCAGCGTCAGTTCGCGGTAGAAGGGATCATCCGGTGCCAGACAGCTGGCGGTGATCAAGGCATCGACCCTGCGAGCCTTGAGCATGCGGGCCAGTTCGCGCTCCGTGTCGGGGATGTCGTCGGAGCAGACGATGAACAGCTGATAGTCGCGCTCGCGGGCACCGCGTTCCAGCAGCTTGGCGAGGCGTGCGTAACTGGCGTTCTCCAGATCGGGCAGCATGAACCCCAGTGTCCGGCTTTCCCCACGGCGCAGGGCGGCTGCCTGGGCATCGATCCGGTAGTGATGGCGTTGCACCACCGCCATCACGCGCTCGACCGTCTGTGGGCTGATACGTCGTGCCTGTGCCTGCCCATTGACCACATAACTGGCGGTGGTACGTGAAACGCCTGCAAGACGCGCGATTTCTGCCAGGGTCATGCCACTGTCCTTGCTGGAAGAGGGAGAACGGGACCTGCGAGCTCCATGTGCGAGGAATGATGCTCACTTGTGGCCTGAGGTGCAAATCCTCACTGATGACGGTATCCCTCGACCGACCCCTCGCAACCCCGCACCACAGGCGGCTCTACGCCCAATGTCTAGTCACGAAAACCGCTCATCTGCATGGCATTCACTTGATCACGCGCAAGAAAACGGCCAGCATGAATCCATTGAGGTGACACGATTCAGCAGTATTCGTCATCACGCCACGCCGCCGCTACCCTTGTGGTACTCGCCCCATGAAGTGCCGGTGCGTCAGATGTCACGCCCGCGCCGCACGTCACACATCCAGGCCTCTTGCCAGAGAGGGGCCTCAAGGAGCCCGCCATGCTCAGCCTTGCTCATGAGGATGTCCTCCTCGCCGCCCACGCCAATGACTGGCGCGACGCCCTGAATCAGGCCGCTGATGCCCTGGTTGCCGGTGGGCGCGCCACGCCGGCCTATCGTGAAGGTCTGCTGGCTCGCGAAGCGCAGTCTTCCACCTACCTGGGGCAGGGCATCGCGATTCCCCATGGGACACCCGACAGTCGTGAGGCCGTGCTGGCCACCGGCGTGCGTGTCCTGCAATTCCCGCAGGGGGTGGAGTGGCACGATGGCAACCGTGTCTTTCTGGTGGTGACCATCGCGGCGCAGTCCGATGAGCACCTCGATATCCTGCGTTCCCTGACGCGCGTGCTGGACCGCGAAGGCGTCAGTGAGCGCCTGGCATCCGCGACGACCGCGGAGCAGATTCTCGCCGAGCTTGGCCGCGAGGTGATTCCGCCACGTCTGGATGCCGATACCGTGCTGTGTGGCTTCCCGGCACGCGACCGCGATGAGCTGGTGCTGGCAGGCGCGGCGCGATTGCGTCAGGCCGGTTGCGTCGGGGACGGCTTTCTCACCGCGATGCTCCAGACCGAGCCGAACGCTCTGGGCCAGGGCATCTGGCTGGTGCAGTCCCGACAGGACGTGAGCCAGCCGGCGCTGTCCGTGGTCACGCCCGAGAAGGCGCTGGATACCCGTCACGGGCGCATCAACGCCGTGGCCTGTCTGGCACTGGACGCTGATGGCGGGCAGCACCGCGTGTTGCTGGAGCGTCTGCTGACGCTGCTGGAAGATGGCGCAGGCGAGCGCCTGCCGGGGCTGTCCACCTCTGCTCTGCTGGCGCGGCTGCTGGGGGAGTCCTCCACGGCACAGCTGGCGAGCGTGACGCTGCTCAATGCACATGGCCTGCATGCCCGTCCCGCCAAGCAGCTGGTGCAGGCCGCGCGGGACGCCGGCGAGAGTTTCGGCATCATTCCCTCGCTGCGCCTCGAGCAGGGGGAAGGCGGTATCGTCAGTGCCGCCAGCCTCACCAAGGTGCTGGGGCTGGGAGCACGTCGTGGCCAGACGCTGGTCTTCAGTGCCAACGGCGAGGATGCCCGGGCCAATCAGGCCGCGCTGGATGCCATGGTCGCGGCGGTCAAGGCAGGACTTGGCGAGTCCGTGGAGCCGCTGATGGACCAGCGTCCCGAGGCCAGTGCGCCGGATGCCCAGCCGGCTTCCGACAAGGTGGCAGCCCCCGAGGCCGACAGTGTCGTGCCGGCGGTGGCGGCCTCGCCGGGCATGGCCATCGCGCCCTGCTGGGTGATGTATCAGCCGCGCTTTCTCTATGAGGCGCGCAGCGATGCGGGCGCCGAGCACGAGGCCCAGCGGCTGGCGAGCGGCATCCAGACGGCGCGTGAGCAGCTGCAGGAGCTGGTCAATCGGGCCGAAGGCGCCGAGATGGCCGAGATTCTCTCCATGCACGAAGAGATGCTCGGCGACCCGGAGCTGTTTGCCGCGGCGCGCGAGAGTCTCGAGGAAGGCCACAGCGCCGAGGCTGCCTGGTGGTCCGCCATCGACAGCGCCGCGCGAGCCCAGGAAAACCTCGCGGACCGTCTGCTGGCCGAGCGTGCCGCTGACCTGCGCGACGTCGGGCGCCGTGTGCTTGGCGTGCTCACCGACACGCCGCTGCCCAGCGCCCCCGAGACGCCGCATGTGCTGGTGACCGAGGATATCGGCCCGTCGGATGTGGCGCGTCTGGATACCTCCCGGGTGCGTGGACTGGTCACGGCCCTGGGCGGGGCCACCTCGCACAGCGCGATTCTGGCGCGTTCACTGGGCATTCCGGCGGTGGTCGGGGCTGGTCCGAGCGTGCTGGCGATCGCCGATGGCAGCGAGTTGATCGTCGATGGTGAGCGCGGGCGTGTCAGCGTGATGCCTTCCGCCAGTCGCCGCGCCCGGGCCGAAGAGGCGATCGCCGGCCATGAACAGCGTCAGGCCGCGGCCTGGGAAACCCGCATGGCGCCAGCCATCACCCGGGATGGCCATCAGGTCGAGGTGGTGGCCAACCTGGGCAATACCGCGCATGCCGGCGACGCCGTCGAGCGCGGTGCCGAAGGGGTCGGCCTGCTGCGGACCGAATTCGTGTTCATGGCCCATCCGCAGGCACCGGATCTCGCCACCCAGACCGCCCAGTACGGTGAGGCACTCGATGCGCTGGATGGCCGCCCGCTGGTGGCACGCACCCTGGATGTCGGCGGTGACAAGCCGCTGCCGTACTGGCCGCTGCCGCGAGAGGACAATCCCTTCCTCGGGCTGCGTGGCATCCGTCTGGCGCTGACGCGTCCGGAAGTGCTCGAGACTCAGGTCAGGGCACTGCTGATGGCGGCGGGCTCCCGCCCGATCCGCCTGATGTTCCCGATGGTCAAGGACCTTGCCGAACTGCGCGCTGCACGTGCCATCGTCGAGCGCGTACGCAGCGAGCTGGACGCCGCCCATGAAGCCGAGCACGGCCAGCCGCTGGTGCGTGACGTGCAGGTCGGCGTGATGATCGAGATTCCCTCGGCGGCGCTGACGGCCGCCAGCATCGCTCCCGAAGTCGATTTCTTCTCGGTGGGCACCAACGATCTCACCCAGTACACCCTGGCCATCGACCGCGGCCATGCCACGCTCTCCGCACAGGCCGATGGGCTGCATCCGGCAGTACTGCGTCTGATCGAGATGACGGTGGCGGCCGCGCATGCCCATGGTGCCTGGGTCGGCGTCTGCGGTGAGCTGGCCAGTGATGATCAGGCCGTGGGTGTGCTGGTCGGCCTGGGGGTGGATGAACTGTCCGTCTCCAGTCGCCAGATTCCGCTGGTCAAGGCGCGGGTGCGTGAGCTGGATCTGACCATGGCGCGCGAACAGGCACGCGTCGCCCTGGCGCAGCCGACGTCGGAAGACGTGCGCAGTGCGCTGGACAGCCTGATCGAACAGAACGCCCAACCCCATCCCCGGCAGGAGGAGCAGGTGTGATGACAGCTTCCCATCACTCGCCATCACACTCGGCTGCTGACTGTCCCGTGCTGTGCGTGACGCTCAATCCTGCGCTGGATCTGAGCATCGGGCTGGACAGTCTGACGCTGGGAACGGTCAACCGTGCACGCAGTCATCATCTGGAAGCCGCGGGCAAGGGCATCAACGTGGCGCGCGTGCTGGCGACGCTGGGCCACCCGGTGACCTTGAGCGGCTTTCTGGGGGCCGACAATCAGGCCGATTTCACCGTGGCCTTTGCCGACTGGGGGCTGGTGGACGCCTTCGAGCGCGTGGCCGGTGCGACGCGCATCAACGTCAAGCTTGGCGAGGCCAGTGGCCGGGTCACCGACGTGAACGGTACCGGCATGCGGGTGGACGAGGACGCCCTGGCGCGCCTGGAAGCGCGCATCGATGACTGGATCGACCGCCAGCAGGCCGAGGGCAATCTGCCACGTTGTGCGGTGGTGATCGCCGGCAGTCTGCCGCCGGGGATCAGCCATGCCCAGCTGGCAGCACTGGTCAGTCGCGTGCGCGAACGCCATGTCGCCTGCTGGCTCGATACCAGCGGCGCCGCGCTGGAAGCGGGGCTGGCGGTGCCGCCCACGGCGGTGAAGCCCAATGAACAGGAGCTGGCGCTGTGGGCCGGGGAGCCGCTGGACAGTGATGCGGCCCGCGAGCGTGCGCTCAGGCGTCTGATCGATCACGGCATCGAGCAGGCGCTGATCTCCGCCGGGCCGGAAGGCGTGCTGTGGGCCAGCCCCGGCGCCGCCATGCTGCGCGCTCGGCCGCCGCGCATGCAGGTCGTCAGTACCGTCTGCGCCGGCGATACCCTGCTGGCCGCCATGCTGCATGGCGTGCTCTGTCAGCCCGATGCCTCACCCGAAGACCGCAAGCGGATTCTGCGCCATGCCACCGCACTCTCCGCCGAGGCCGTGACCCATCCCGGTCCCGGCAATCCGCTTGCCACCACACTCAAGACCCTCCAACAACACACCAGCATCGAGACATTGGCGTCTGCCGATGTCGAGACAGCCGGAGAGCCACGCCAATGAACGTCATCATCGTCACCGCCTGCCCGAGTGGCATGGCGACCACCTTCCTGGCGGCGCGCCGCCTGGAGCAGGCCGCGCGTCGTCGTGGCTGGAATCCGATCATCGACATGCGCTCGCGCATCGAACCCGAGATCACCCTCAGCGAGGCGCAGCTGGCGGAGGCGGAGCTGGTGCTGATCGCCGCATCGCCGCTGGCCAGCGTGGCGCTGGACGACTTTCTCGGCAAGCGGGTGCATCTGGCCCCCATCGAGGATGCGCTGCCGGACCCGCAGGCCTTTCTGGAGCTGGCCGACTCGCGTGCCCGGGTGCTGGAGCGCAAGGACATAGCGGCCCTCACGGACTCGGCCGCACCCGCGTCTGCTGCCGGTGGGACACCCGTCACGTCGTCCCGGGGGCCGTCCATCGTGGCGGTCACGGCCTGTCCCACCGGTGTGGCGCATACCTTCATGGCCGCCGAGGCACTGAGCGAGGCCGGGCGGACGCTGGGCTATCCGACCCGTGTCGAGACCCAGGGCTCGGTCGGTGCCCAGGATGCGCTGACCGAACAGGAGATCGCCGAGGCCGAGGTGGTGATTCTGGCCTGTGACATCGAGGTCGACCCGACCCGCTTCGCCGGCAAGCGCGTCTGGCGCACCTCCACCGGTACCGCGCTCAAGAAGCCGCGCGACACCATCGAACAGGCGCTGGAAGGTGCTGAGGTGGAATCCGCCACGGCCTCTGGCGGTCAGGGTGGCCAGCAGAAGGGCGAGAAGCGCGGCCCCTACAAGCACCTGCTGACCGGGGTGTCCTTCATGTTGCCGATGGTGGTGGCGGGCGGCTTGATGATCGCGCTGTCCTTCGTGTTCGGCATCAAGGCCTTCGAGGAGGAGGGCACGCTGGCGGCGGCGCTGATGCAGATCGGTGGTGGCTCGGCCTTCAAGCTGATGATTCCGGTACTGGCGGGCTACATCGCCTACTCGATCGCGGACCGTCCGGGGATCACGCCGGGCATGATCGGGGGCTGGCTGGCCGCGACACTGGATGCCGGGTTCCTGGGTGGCATCATCGCCGGCTTCCTCGCGGGGTACACGGCCTCGGGGCTCAGCCGCTACGTGAAGCTGCCGCAGTCCATCGAGTCGCTCAAGCCGATCCTGATCATCCCGCTGGTGGCGAGCATGGTCACCGGGCTGGTGATGATCTACGTGGTCGGCACGCCGGTGGCGGGGCTGATGACGGCGCTGACCGAGTTCCTCGAGTCCATGGGCTCGGCCAACGCGGTCCTGCTGGGCATTCTGCTCGGCGCGATGATGTGCTTTGACCTGGGTGGGCCGGTCAACAAGGCCGCCTATGCCTTCGGGGTCGGCCTGCTGGCCAGCGAGACCTACGCGCCGATGGCCGCGATCATGGCCGCGGGCATGGTGCCGGCGCTGGGCATGGGACTGGCAAGCTTCATCGCACGTTCCAAGTTCGCCGAACCGGAGCGTGAGGCCGGCAAGGCCAGCTTCATTCTCGGGCTGTGCTTCATCTCCGAGGGCGCGATTCCCTTTGCCGCCAAGGACCCGCTGCGCGTGATTCCCACCTGCATGGTCGGTGGCGCCGTGACCGGTGCCCTGTCGATGCTGGTGGGTGCCAAGCTGCTGGCGCCGCACGGTGGTCTGTTCGTACTGCTGATCCCCAATGCCATCAACGTGCCGCTGATGTATCTGGGCGCCATCGTCGCCGGCACCCTGGTGACCGCGATCAGCTATGCGATGATCAAGAAGGGCGCACAGCAGGTCGAGACCGTCGCCGCGACCTGAAATGTCCGGTGCCTCGGGTACCCGTGACGTGATGGCGCAGACATGGAAAAGCCCCCGCCGGGAGACCGGCGGGGGCTTTGCGTTGCAGGCCGAGCGTAGGCTCGGCAACGGGTGACGACTCAGTCGATGTCGGTCTGCTTGCCGATCACGCCTGGCATCACCGGGGCTTCATTGACCGTATCGTTGCGCACGAAGGCCAGATGCTGCTGATAGGCGGTGACCACTTCATCGAGCACCTGAGCACGCGACAGGCCGTTGAGCTCCTGACCGCTGCCACCCTCGGAGAGGTGGACGGCCAGACGCAGGTAGTAGTCATCGTTGGCATCGATGAAGCTCGGCGTCTGGTGACGCACCGAACGCACCTGGTAGACGAAGTTGGAGGCATCCTCGAACTCGACTTCCAGTGTCACGCGCGGCAGCGGCTCGCCCTCTGCCGTCTCTTCACTGACGGAGGAGACCTGGCCGCGACGGTTGAGCTCTTCGGCCAGCTGATTGAGTGCCGGACGAATGGAGCGCTTCAGCGTTGCCTCGGCACTGCCGCTCTTGGCGAAGTCGAGCACGTGATCCAGACGCTCGTGCCAGTCGACCCCTTCATAGACGCAGCTGTTGTCCTGACGCACGTTCTCCTTGCGGTCCTCGATCATCAGCGCCTTGTACATGCCGATCATCATGAAGATCAGCACGATGGAGAAGGGCACGGCGGTGATCACCACGGCGCTCTGCAGCGCGCTCAGCCCCCCGACCATCAGCAGAGCCAGCGTCAGCAGGCCGATGATGGCGGACCAGAAGATGCGCAGCCAGATTGGTGCATCGTGGTTGACGTCCTTGAGGATGGACGTGAAGTTGGCCAGTACCAGCGCGCCGGAGTCGGCGGAGGTCACGAAGAACACGATCCCCAGAATCGCCACCACGGCGGTGGTGATGGTGGAGTACGGCAGCTGCTCCAGGAAGGTATAGATGGTGTTCTGCGGTGCGTTCAGGGCTTCGGTGGCCAGTGCGCTGACGCCCTGGTTGGCGACCATGTCGATGGCCGAGTTACCGAAGACGCTCATCCATACCATCATGAAGCTCAACGGGATCAGCAGCGCACCGAACACGAACTGACGGATGGTGCGGCCACGTGAGATGCGCGCGAGGAACAGGCCCACGAACGGGGTCCAGGCGATCCACCAGCCCCAGAAGAACAGGGTCCAGCCGCTCATCCATTCATCGGTACCCGGTGTGTAGGCATAGGTATCGAAGCTCTTGGCGGTGAACTGGGTCAGGTAGTCACCGATGTTGAGCACCAGCGCGTTGAGCAGCTGGGAGGTGTCGCTGACGGCCAGCACGAAGATCAGCAGGGCGGTGGCCAGCAGCATGTTGAATTCGGACAGCAGGCGGATGCCCTTCTCGACACCGGTGATGACGGAAATCGTCGCCAGAATCATCACGCCGATGATCAGTGCCGCTTGCACGGCGAGGTTCTCGGGCACGCCCAGCATGAACTTGAGACCGTAGTTCAGCTGGATGACGCCGATGCCCAGTGAGGTGGCGATCCCGAACACGGTGGAGATGATGGCGAAGATATCCACGGCGTTGCCGATCGGGCCATTGATGCGGTTGCCCAGCAGCGGATAGAAGGCCGAGCGGATGGCCAGCGGCAGGCGGTGGCGATAGCTGAAGTACGCAAGCGACATGCCGGCGAGCACATAGATGCCCCAGCCGGAGAGCCCCCAGTGGAAGAAGGTTTCCACCATGGCGTTGCGGATCGCCGCCTGGGTCTCGGGGTCCCCCGTGACCGGTGCCACATAGTGGGACAGCGGCTCGGCGATGCAGTAGAACAGGATGTCGATGCCGATACCGGCGGCGAACAGCATCGCGGCCCAGGACATCAGCGAGAATTCAGGACGCGAGTCGTCCGGTCCCAGGCGGATGCGCCCGAAGCGTGAGCAGGCGATCAGCACACCGAAGACCAGATAGGCCACGATGGCCAGCATGTAGAACCAGCCGAAGGTATCGATGGTCCAGCTCAGGGCATTGCCGATCCACTGGTCAGCCAGTTCGGTGAACAGCATCGCGAAGGCGAGGAACGCCACGATACCGATGATCGATCCGTAGAAGACCGTCGGATTGATGCGACTCGAGGTCGGCGCAGCGCTCTCGGAGGAAGCGGGTTTCTGCATGAGGAACTCCTGTCATGGGGAAGTTTCACTCGTGCGTAGTGCTTTGCTGACAGCCTGCGGCTGTGGGGGCAACGGCAGGGTGTCAGCAAAGACGGACACGAACGGCACGGGCCTCGCTCAGCGCCCGTCATGGGCAGCGCTGAAGCGGTGGCAGTGTCGACTGGCAGGCGGAGGAATGGCAGGTCCATCCGCAGGCAGCAGGCGAGAACGGCCTCAAGGCGATTCACGAAGGTCGGTCGGCGGGCGCCTCGGCAACGGCATGCCTGGCGACTGTCTCGCGACCTTCATCATGGTGAACGTTCACAGGGCGCTGCTGGACGTCAGAGACTGTCTTGCGAAGATCTCTGACTCCGACATCTGCGCGGCGCGAATTCCTTCGCGGCCAGTGCCGGGTCCGCTTTCCGCTGACGGTTGCAGGCATCCCCTTGCGGCGGCTTCTGTCATGGACACCGTTGCTCAATGCCCTGTCGTTCGAGAGAACCCTCGGACGGGGGAGCTCAGCAGTCAGGAAAGCACGACTCTCATCATCACGCCATGTAATGCTCAAGGCCTCGCAAAATTATTTTAATTGATTGTTCAATAAAAATATAACCCCCATTACCCAAAAAGACAGGGGGACTGTCGCTTTCTCTTATGAACCTGTCGCGATCCGTCGGGCGCGAGCCCTCATGCCAGAGCCTCCCGTCAGGAATGTCGCGGAGAGAGACATTTCTGTCGCCAATGGACGAAAACGACACCGCCCCGACCACCAGAAGGCGGCCGGGGCGGCATCGTTTTCGCGTTTTCTTCCCCACAAGACCGATCAGGGTCACTTCATGGGGCGTGTCTGGCTGGCACCTGAAAAGGGGAGTCGCCTCTCAGGTGCCGCGCATCAGGCCTGCGGAGCCGGCTCGCCCGGTCCCTCCTGCGGACCACCGTGCGGGCCGCCATGACGCATGCCATTGGCCATGAAGGCCTCCAGCGCGTCCAGCTGTTCGGCGGACAGGACATCAGCCAGTTTCTCGCGGCCTTCCTGACGCAGTTCCAGGCGCTGCTCCTTCATCTCCTTGCGCATTTCCTGACGGGCCGCGACACGCTCCTGTCTGGTGTCGGCGTCCTTCATGGCATCCTGCATGTCGTCGTGCATCTCTTTCATGCTGTCATGCATCTCGTCACGCATTTCCTTGCGGACTTCCTTGAGCGCCTGCATCTGATCATCGCTCAGATTCCAGCTTGCCAGCAGGGCCTTCATGCCTTCGCGCTGCTGACGCTCCGCCATCTTCGGGCCGCGCTTGTCGCGCTGGTGCATCATGTCCAGCACCTTGATCTGGTCATCGTTGAGCACCTTGGCGAGGCGCTCGTGCTGCGTCTCGCGCAGTTCCTTGAAGGCGGCCTTGCGCGCTTCACGCGAGTCGAAGTCGGTCTCCTTGAGCGACTTCATGTCGTCGCGCATGGCGTCGAAGGAATCCTTGAGGGACGCACGCTGGTCCTCATCCAGGTTCCAGCTGTCGAACAGGGCGCCCATCAATGCCATGCGCTGATCGCCATCGCGTCCCATGTGCTTGCC is from Cobetia marina and encodes:
- the cra gene encoding catabolite repressor/activator; the protein is MTLAEIARLAGVSRTTASYVVNGQAQARRISPQTVERVMAVVQRHHYRIDAQAAALRRGESRTLGFMLPDLENASYARLAKLLERGARERDYQLFIVCSDDIPDTERELARMLKARRVDALITASCLAPDDPFYRELTLDGFPVIGVDRALDTRHFASVVSNNADAASQLTRAVLEHSPRDLLWLDALPELEISRERAQGMRSALETHQSQTPLEATTLHAARYERAAGAEALRGYLAHSPMPEAIVTASYTLMDGVLDVLFSKGPPVNAPRAMASFGDDRLLDFLPLPIHSLPQCHQRIADTTLTLALAAIQSDITPGLTLVERELRRR
- the ptsP gene encoding phosphoenolpyruvate--protein phosphotransferase, producing the protein MLSLAHEDVLLAAHANDWRDALNQAADALVAGGRATPAYREGLLAREAQSSTYLGQGIAIPHGTPDSREAVLATGVRVLQFPQGVEWHDGNRVFLVVTIAAQSDEHLDILRSLTRVLDREGVSERLASATTAEQILAELGREVIPPRLDADTVLCGFPARDRDELVLAGAARLRQAGCVGDGFLTAMLQTEPNALGQGIWLVQSRQDVSQPALSVVTPEKALDTRHGRINAVACLALDADGGQHRVLLERLLTLLEDGAGERLPGLSTSALLARLLGESSTAQLASVTLLNAHGLHARPAKQLVQAARDAGESFGIIPSLRLEQGEGGIVSAASLTKVLGLGARRGQTLVFSANGEDARANQAALDAMVAAVKAGLGESVEPLMDQRPEASAPDAQPASDKVAAPEADSVVPAVAASPGMAIAPCWVMYQPRFLYEARSDAGAEHEAQRLASGIQTAREQLQELVNRAEGAEMAEILSMHEEMLGDPELFAAARESLEEGHSAEAAWWSAIDSAARAQENLADRLLAERAADLRDVGRRVLGVLTDTPLPSAPETPHVLVTEDIGPSDVARLDTSRVRGLVTALGGATSHSAILARSLGIPAVVGAGPSVLAIADGSELIVDGERGRVSVMPSASRRARAEEAIAGHEQRQAAAWETRMAPAITRDGHQVEVVANLGNTAHAGDAVERGAEGVGLLRTEFVFMAHPQAPDLATQTAQYGEALDALDGRPLVARTLDVGGDKPLPYWPLPREDNPFLGLRGIRLALTRPEVLETQVRALLMAAGSRPIRLMFPMVKDLAELRAARAIVERVRSELDAAHEAEHGQPLVRDVQVGVMIEIPSAALTAASIAPEVDFFSVGTNDLTQYTLAIDRGHATLSAQADGLHPAVLRLIEMTVAAAHAHGAWVGVCGELASDDQAVGVLVGLGVDELSVSSRQIPLVKARVRELDLTMAREQARVALAQPTSEDVRSALDSLIEQNAQPHPRQEEQV
- a CDS encoding 1-phosphofructokinase family hexose kinase; this encodes MTASHHSPSHSAADCPVLCVTLNPALDLSIGLDSLTLGTVNRARSHHLEAAGKGINVARVLATLGHPVTLSGFLGADNQADFTVAFADWGLVDAFERVAGATRINVKLGEASGRVTDVNGTGMRVDEDALARLEARIDDWIDRQQAEGNLPRCAVVIAGSLPPGISHAQLAALVSRVRERHVACWLDTSGAALEAGLAVPPTAVKPNEQELALWAGEPLDSDAARERALRRLIDHGIEQALISAGPEGVLWASPGAAMLRARPPRMQVVSTVCAGDTLLAAMLHGVLCQPDASPEDRKRILRHATALSAEAVTHPGPGNPLATTLKTLQQHTSIETLASADVETAGEPRQ
- a CDS encoding PTS fructose-like transporter subunit IIB, which gives rise to MNVIIVTACPSGMATTFLAARRLEQAARRRGWNPIIDMRSRIEPEITLSEAQLAEAELVLIAASPLASVALDDFLGKRVHLAPIEDALPDPQAFLELADSRARVLERKDIAALTDSAAPASAAGGTPVTSSRGPSIVAVTACPTGVAHTFMAAEALSEAGRTLGYPTRVETQGSVGAQDALTEQEIAEAEVVILACDIEVDPTRFAGKRVWRTSTGTALKKPRDTIEQALEGAEVESATASGGQGGQQKGEKRGPYKHLLTGVSFMLPMVVAGGLMIALSFVFGIKAFEEEGTLAAALMQIGGGSAFKLMIPVLAGYIAYSIADRPGITPGMIGGWLAATLDAGFLGGIIAGFLAGYTASGLSRYVKLPQSIESLKPILIIPLVASMVTGLVMIYVVGTPVAGLMTALTEFLESMGSANAVLLGILLGAMMCFDLGGPVNKAAYAFGVGLLASETYAPMAAIMAAGMVPALGMGLASFIARSKFAEPEREAGKASFILGLCFISEGAIPFAAKDPLRVIPTCMVGGAVTGALSMLVGAKLLAPHGGLFVLLIPNAINVPLMYLGAIVAGTLVTAISYAMIKKGAQQVETVAAT
- the betT gene encoding choline BCCT transporter BetT, which codes for MQKPASSESAAPTSSRINPTVFYGSIIGIVAFLAFAMLFTELADQWIGNALSWTIDTFGWFYMLAIVAYLVFGVLIACSRFGRIRLGPDDSRPEFSLMSWAAMLFAAGIGIDILFYCIAEPLSHYVAPVTGDPETQAAIRNAMVETFFHWGLSGWGIYVLAGMSLAYFSYRHRLPLAIRSAFYPLLGNRINGPIGNAVDIFAIISTVFGIATSLGIGVIQLNYGLKFMLGVPENLAVQAALIIGVMILATISVITGVEKGIRLLSEFNMLLATALLIFVLAVSDTSQLLNALVLNIGDYLTQFTAKSFDTYAYTPGTDEWMSGWTLFFWGWWIAWTPFVGLFLARISRGRTIRQFVFGALLIPLSFMMVWMSVFGNSAIDMVANQGVSALATEALNAPQNTIYTFLEQLPYSTITTAVVAILGIVFFVTSADSGALVLANFTSILKDVNHDAPIWLRIFWSAIIGLLTLALLMVGGLSALQSAVVITAVPFSIVLIFMMIGMYKALMIEDRKENVRQDNSCVYEGVDWHERLDHVLDFAKSGSAEATLKRSIRPALNQLAEELNRRGQVSSVSEETAEGEPLPRVTLEVEFEDASNFVYQVRSVRHQTPSFIDANDDYYLRLAVHLSEGGSGQELNGLSRAQVLDEVVTAYQQHLAFVRNDTVNEAPVMPGVIGKQTDID